The proteins below are encoded in one region of Coffea arabica cultivar ET-39 chromosome 4c, Coffea Arabica ET-39 HiFi, whole genome shotgun sequence:
- the LOC113739308 gene encoding glutathione S-transferase U10-like gives MGEESKVVLHGMWSSAYVKRVELALKIKGIPFDYVEEDLRNKSPLLLKYNPVHKKVPILVHNGKPVCESLVILEYIDETWPNEPQFLPKESYLRAKVRFWAAYIQQVQDSIAQLFNANKEEVGKALAEVHEKLRTLEDGVKDLYFPEGIPDHIQSEKLGMLDAMMVALLGAFKAQDDISGVKIIDPAKNPPVFSWVQALYRLPVVKETIPPHDKLVGFLQYLKQIGFKVPTSNPVHSLN, from the exons ATGGGTGAGGAAAGCAAAGTAGTTTTACACGGAATGTGGTCAAGCGCTTATGTGAAAAGAGTAGAATTGGCTTTGAAAATCAAAGGCATACCCTTTGACTATGTTGAAGAAGATTTGAGGAACAAGAGCCCTTTGCTACTGAAATACAATCCAGTTCACAAGAAGGTCCCTATCCTTGTCCATAATGGAAAGCCAGTGTGTGAATCACTAGTTATTCTTGAATACATTGATGAAACCTGGCCAAATGAACCTCAATTCCTGCCTAAGGAGTCATATCTAAGAGCCAAAGTTCGTTTTTGGGCTGCTTACATCCAACAG GTGCAAGACAGCATAGCCCAACTTTTCAATGCTAACAAGGAAGAAGTGGGGAAAGCCCTTGCAGAAGTGCACGAGAAACTCAGAACTTTGGAAGATGGTGTGAAGGATCTCTACTTTCCAGAGGGAATTCCAGATCATATCCAATCTGAAAAGTTGGGGATGCTAGATGCTATGATGGTTGCACTCCTTGGTGCCTTCAAGGCACAAGATGATATTTCTGGTGTGAAGATTATAGATCCTGCGAAGAATCCACCCGTATTCTCATGGGTGCAAGCTCTATATCGACTCCCTGTGGTGAAGGAAACAATTCCTCCTCATGACAAGTTGGTTGGTTTTCTTCAGTATTTAAAACAAATTGGCTTCAAAGTTCCAACTTCTAATCCAGTTCATAGTTTGAATTAA
- the LOC113739310 gene encoding glutathione S-transferase U10-like, with the protein MAEEEYLDEAWPTGPQLLPKEPYLRAKVRFGVAYISQVFIYFIGFLLSGRNVHHYLVLVQTLQTVSKLYEPNNEGQEKIVEEVHEKLKILEDGVKKFYFPEGSPVHIDAEKLGILDIMVFATFGGYKAQEQVLGVKIIDAEQTPLIFSWLQAPNEVSVIKESAVPHDHLVGLRQFLTQSAGSQ; encoded by the exons ATGGCAGAGGAAG AATATCTTGATGAAGCCTGGCCAACTGGACCTCAACTCCTGCCTAAGGAGCCATATCTAAGGGCCAAAGTTCGTTTTGGGGTTGCTTACATCTCACAGGTATTCATATATTTCATTGGTTTCCTCTTGTCTGGTAGAAATGTGCATCATTATCTTGTGCTAGTGCAGACTTTACAGACCGTTTCCAAACTCTACGAGCCCAACAACGAAGGACAGGAGAAAATCGTTGAAGAAGTGCATGAGaagctgaaaattttggaaGATGGTGTCAAGAAATTCTACTTCCCAGAGGGAAGTCCCGTCCACATTGATGCTGAAAAGCTGGGGATCCTAGACATCATGGTTTTCGCAACCTTTGGTGGCTACAAGGCACAGGAACAGGTTCTTGGTGTGAAGATTATCGATGCTGAGCAGACTCCACTCATCTTCTCATGGCTTCAAGCTCCGAATGAGGTGTCTGTGATCAAGGAATCTGCAGTTCCTCATGATCACCTGGTTGGTCTTCGACAGTTTCTGACACAATCAGCTGGCAGCCAGTGA
- the LOC113739309 gene encoding uncharacterized protein codes for MGLGNTIVGKNEFSNQDRAKAMIFLRHHLDEGLKSEYLTVKDPLVLWRDLKERFDHLKLVVLPKARYDWLHLRLQDFKSVNEYNSAMFRITSQLSLCGEKVTDEDICGRRGGRGGGRERGRGRGRDRNKFVPRENFNRGKQQNVSQKRENNYNQKNGEKKVYEKKCYRCGMEGHWSRTCRTAEHLVDLYQASLKKKDKGVETNFIDQKNDYDDGDDADMTHLDVADFFEHPEDVNKYPMII; via the exons ATGGGTCTTGGTAATACTATTGTGGGAAAAAATGAATTCTCAAACCAAGACCGTGCCAAAGCTATGATTTTTCTTCGTCATCATTTAGATGAAGGATTAAAATCAGAATATCTTACTGTTAAAGATCCTCTTGTCCTTTGGCGAGATTTGAAAGAAAGATTCGACCACCTGAAGTTGGTCGTTCTTCCAAAAGCCCGATATGATTGGCTTCACTTACGGCTGCAAGATTTTAAATCTGTCAACGAATATAATTCAGCTATGTTCAGAATCACTTCTCAATTATCATTATGTGGCGAAAAAGTCACTGATGAAGATAT ATGTGGCCGTAGAGGTGGCCGTGGAGGAGGCCGTgaacgtggtcgtggccgtggacgTGATCGTAATAAATTTGTGCCCCGTGAAAATTTTAACCGTGGCAAACAACAAAATGTTTCCCAAAAGAGGGAAAATAACTACAAtcagaaaaatggagaaaagaaagtttatgaaaaaaaatgctACCGGTGTGGTATGGAAGGTCATTGGTCCCGTACCTGTCGTACGGCCGAACATCTTGTTGACCTCTATCAAGCatcattgaaaaagaaagacaaaggtGTTGAGACAAATTTCATTGATCAAAAGAATGACTATGATGATGGTGATGATGCTGACATGACACACCTCGATGTTGCTGATTTTTTTGAACATCCTGAAGATGTCAACAAATATCCCATGATTATTTAG